The Osmia lignaria lignaria isolate PbOS001 chromosome 14, iyOsmLign1, whole genome shotgun sequence genome has a window encoding:
- the LOC117609003 gene encoding uncharacterized protein LOC117609003 encodes MSFSKAETQRFNEVENDVVPVPGECDQKVQTLDHLISNYAELIIKMEKLVEDDRNEMSLLAQNISELNSRIVDLSDERDKLELKVQKLMVITEAVARETLAAYRAECNERANAMIREVKTAIQAEVVQVKKEGVALNEKLSQDAEILQSSITLEQLRSCTKRQESFLLELAEQKEKLSVLKDLIRTLVTELTRSKRFEIIMAANLASFSTSIKRLAQRISEGERLEHELKRDEDYINKLRNLLNIVRNNSTNECIP; translated from the exons ATGTCGTTTTCAAAAGCTGAAACCCAAAGATTTAACGAAGTGGAAA ATGATGTAGTACCTGTACCCGGCGAATGCGATCAAAAA GTTCAAACTCTTGATCATTTGATCAGCAATTATGCTGAATTGATCATAAAAATGGAAAAGTTAGTAGAAGATGATAGGAATGAGATGAGTTTATTGGCTCAAAATATATCTGAGCTGAATTCTCGTATAGTTGATTTAAGTGACGAACGCGACAAATTGgaattaaaagtacaaaaattaaTGGTAATAACAGAGGCGGTGGCAAGAGAAACGTTAGCAGCTTACCGTGCAGAGTGTAATGAAAGG GCGAACGCGATGATTAGAGAAGTAAAGACTGCAATACAGGCAGAGGTAGTACAAGTAAAAAAGGAAGGAGTggcattaaatgaaaaattatcacAAGACGCTGAAATACTTCAATCTTCCATAACTCTTGAACAGTTAAGGTCGTGTACAAAAAGACAG GAGAGCTTCTTATTAGAATTAGCAGAGCAAAAGGAAAAACTAAGTGTCTTAAAGGATCTAATTCGAACATTAGTAACAGAATTGACCAGGAGTAAGAG GTTTGAAATTATAATGGCTGCAAACTTAGCATCATTTTCCACCTCAATTAAACGTTTAGCCCAACGTATTTCCGAAGGTGAAAGGTTGGAGCACGAATTGAAACGCGATGAAGACTATATCAACAAACTTCGTAATTTATTAAACATTGTGCGTAATAATAGCACGAATGAATGCATACCCTGA
- the Nep2 gene encoding M13 family metallopeptidase neprilysin 2 isoform X4, with the protein MTNSMKQTVIKNPTWWKRRSALERGLTVIAVSGVLVCIALAVALGVLAANTASCSSAARNEPVNTEGLPSTADALNGYQSSKDIQIVDRGPPCDENVCYTPECIHTASRILKNMDPEVEPCDDFYDFACGGFLKSTNIPDDKTSVNTFTEISDELQNQLRTSIEEKSPPNEPKSFRLAKNLYKACMNKTVIEQQGLDPLIKILEKLGGWPVLEGDDWNETEFSWTDSVYRFRKMGYSVDYFIDFSIGVDLKNSTQRIIDLDQASLGLSREYLSKGFNDKIVQAYYSYMVDIATILGANKTTAKSELKESLEFEIKLANISLPNEKRRNATLLYNPMTVRELSLTYSSVPWKEYFNTLLAPNVEVTEDEVVIVSVPSYIANLEKLLDTVPKRVQANYVMWRAAASSVSYLTDEIRKRQLQYSTALSGKTEREPRWKECIDTVSGSLAISVGAMYVRKYFKEDAKKNALEMVADIREEFTEILKKVDWMDDDTRKSALKKAASMSSHIAYPDELLDDKKLEEFYEKLELTTDNYLEGILNLTLFGVEYSFSKLRKPVNKSDWVTHGRPAIVNAFYSSIENSIQFPAGILQGAFFSNDRPRYMNYGAIGFVIGHEITHGFDDQGRQFDKDGNLVDWWAPQTKENYLERAECIIHQYGNYTVEDVGLNLNGINTQGENIADNGGIKEAYLAYREWVKRNKPEQKLPGMSFSPEQLFWISAANTWCSKYRPEAMKLRITTGFHSPGKFRVLGPLSNMEEFSKDFNCPLGSKMNPEKKCAVW; encoded by the exons ATGACAAACAGCATGAAGCAGACTGTTATAAA AAATCCGACATGGTGGAAGAGGAGATCGGCGTTGGAACGCGGTTTAACCGTGATTGCAGTTTCCGGGGTGCTTGTGTGCATCGCCTTAGCCGTTGCACTCGGCGTCCTGGCTGCGAATACCGCATCCTGCAGCTCGGCAGCGAGAAACG AACCCGTTAACACAGAGGGATTACCATCCACAGCCGATGCCCTAAATGGATACCAGAGTTCAAAAGACATTCAGATAGTGGACCGAGGGCCACCCTGCGATGAAAACGTGTGTTACACACCGGAATGCATTCACACCG CCTCTAGGATATTGAAGAACATGGACCCAGAGGTAGAACCGTGCGATGATTTCTACGATTTCGCTTGCGGCGGTTTCCTTAAGTCTACCAACATTCCTGATGACAAAACGAGCGTGAATACGTTTACGGAAATTAGTGACGAATTGCAAAATCAATTACGGACCAGCATCGAGGAGAAGAGTCCACCTAACGAGCCGAAATCGTTCAGACTTGCGAAGAATCTATACAAAGCTTGTATGAATAAAA CGGTGATCGAGCAACAGGGTTTGGATCCACTGATAAAAATCTTAGAAAAACTCGGTGGATGGCCAGTGTTGGAAGGCGATGATTGGAACGAGACCGAATTCAGTTGGACAGATTCGGTGTACAGATTCCGGAAGATGGGTTACTCGGTCGACTATTTCATCGACTTCAGCATCGGCGTCGATCTGAAGAACAGCACGCAACGAATAATTGAT ctGGACCAAGCATCCCTTGGGCTGTCTCGTGAATATTTGTCAAAGGGTTTCAATgataaaatcgtgcaagctTATTATAGCTACATGGTTGACATCGCGACAATTCTTGGCGCTAATAAAACTACTGCAAAGTCGGAATTGAAGGAATCGttggaatttgaaattaaaCTTGCCAAT ATTTCATTACCAAATGAGAAGCGTCGTAATGCTACCCTTCTTTACAACCCGATGACGGTACGAGAATTATCGTTGACATATTCCAGCGTACCATGGAAAGAATATTTCAACACCCTTTTAGCGCCGAATGTTGAAGTAACCGAGGATGAAGTCGTAATCGTCAGCGTTCCTAGTTACATAGCTAATTTAGAGAAACTATTAGACACTGTCCCGAAAAGGGTGCAAGCGAATTATGTAATGTGGAGAGCGGCTGCTTCGTCGGTGAGCTATCTTACCGATGAAATTCGAAAGAGGCAATTGCAATATTCGACGGCTTTGAGCGGAAAAACGGAAAGGGAACCCAGATGGAAGGAGTGCATCGATACGGTTTCCGGTAGCTTGGCCATAAGCGTTGGCGCGATGTACGTTAGAAAGTATTTCAAGGAAGATGCGAAGAAGAACGCTTTGGAAATGGTAGCTGATATTAGAGAAGAATTTACAGAAATACTGAAAAAG GTCGATTGGATGGACGATGACACAAGAAAGAGTGCCTTGAAGAAGGCAGCTTCTATGTCCAGTCACATCGCGTATCCAGATGAGTTACTAGACGACAAGAAATTGGAAGAATTCTATGAAAAACTTGAACTAACAACCGATAACTATCTTGAGGGTATTTTGAATCTCACCCTCTTTGGGGTTGAATATTCATTCAGTAAATTAAGGAAACCTGTAAACAAGAGCGATTGGGTTACCCATGGAAGACCAGCTATCGTCAATGCTTTTTATTCGTCTATTGAAAACAGTATCC AATTCCCGGCTGGTATCCTACAAGGTGCTTTCTTCAGTAACGATCGACCGAGGTATATGAATTACGGCGCCATTGGGTTCGTCATTGGCCATGAAATAACGCATGGATTTGATGACCAAGGCAGACAATTCGATAAAGATGGTAACTTGGTCGATTGGTGGGCACCGCAAACAAAGGAAAATTATCTGGAAAGAGCTGAGTGTATTATTCATCAATATGGAAACTACACAGTAGAAGACGTTGGCTTAAAC TTAAATGGCATCAATACACAGGGTGAAAATATAGCCGACAACGGTGGAATAAAGGAAGCCTACTTGGCGTACAGGGAATGGGTTAAACGGAACAAACCAGAACAAAAATTACCAGGAATGTCATTTTCACCTGAACAATTATTCTGGATAAGCGCAGCTAATACCTGGTGCAGCAAGTACAGACCGGAAGCGATGAAGCTTCGCATCACCACCGGATTCCATAGTCCTGGTAAATTCCGTGTTCTGGGACCCCTTTCGAATATGGAGGAATTCTCAAAGGACTTCAATTGCCCTCTCGGTTCCAAGATGAACCCAGAGAAAAAGTGCGCCGTTTGGTAA
- the Nep2 gene encoding M13 family metallopeptidase neprilysin 2 isoform X1 produces MNSEEPNFANTRTLHFQNLDISENVKEESPRSERGNIFDNVYKLTTTDRNPTWWKRRSALERGLTVIAVSGVLVCIALAVALGVLAANTASCSSAARNEPVNTEGLPSTADALNGYQSSKDIQIVDRGPPCDENVCYTPECIHTASRILKNMDPEVEPCDDFYDFACGGFLKSTNIPDDKTSVNTFTEISDELQNQLRTSIEEKSPPNEPKSFRLAKNLYKACMNKTVIEQQGLDPLIKILEKLGGWPVLEGDDWNETEFSWTDSVYRFRKMGYSVDYFIDFSIGVDLKNSTQRIIDLDQASLGLSREYLSKGFNDKIVQAYYSYMVDIATILGANKTTAKSELKESLEFEIKLANISLPNEKRRNATLLYNPMTVRELSLTYSSVPWKEYFNTLLAPNVEVTEDEVVIVSVPSYIANLEKLLDTVPKRVQANYVMWRAAASSVSYLTDEIRKRQLQYSTALSGKTEREPRWKECIDTVSGSLAISVGAMYVRKYFKEDAKKNALEMVADIREEFTEILKKVDWMDDDTRKSALKKAASMSSHIAYPDELLDDKKLEEFYEKLELTTDNYLEGILNLTLFGVEYSFSKLRKPVNKSDWVTHGRPAIVNAFYSSIENSIQFPAGILQGAFFSNDRPRYMNYGAIGFVIGHEITHGFDDQGRQFDKDGNLVDWWAPQTKENYLERAECIIHQYGNYTVEDVGLNLNGINTQGENIADNGGIKEAYLAYREWVKRNKPEQKLPGMSFSPEQLFWISAANTWCSKYRPEAMKLRITTGFHSPGKFRVLGPLSNMEEFSKDFNCPLGSKMNPEKKCAVW; encoded by the exons AAATCCGACATGGTGGAAGAGGAGATCGGCGTTGGAACGCGGTTTAACCGTGATTGCAGTTTCCGGGGTGCTTGTGTGCATCGCCTTAGCCGTTGCACTCGGCGTCCTGGCTGCGAATACCGCATCCTGCAGCTCGGCAGCGAGAAACG AACCCGTTAACACAGAGGGATTACCATCCACAGCCGATGCCCTAAATGGATACCAGAGTTCAAAAGACATTCAGATAGTGGACCGAGGGCCACCCTGCGATGAAAACGTGTGTTACACACCGGAATGCATTCACACCG CCTCTAGGATATTGAAGAACATGGACCCAGAGGTAGAACCGTGCGATGATTTCTACGATTTCGCTTGCGGCGGTTTCCTTAAGTCTACCAACATTCCTGATGACAAAACGAGCGTGAATACGTTTACGGAAATTAGTGACGAATTGCAAAATCAATTACGGACCAGCATCGAGGAGAAGAGTCCACCTAACGAGCCGAAATCGTTCAGACTTGCGAAGAATCTATACAAAGCTTGTATGAATAAAA CGGTGATCGAGCAACAGGGTTTGGATCCACTGATAAAAATCTTAGAAAAACTCGGTGGATGGCCAGTGTTGGAAGGCGATGATTGGAACGAGACCGAATTCAGTTGGACAGATTCGGTGTACAGATTCCGGAAGATGGGTTACTCGGTCGACTATTTCATCGACTTCAGCATCGGCGTCGATCTGAAGAACAGCACGCAACGAATAATTGAT ctGGACCAAGCATCCCTTGGGCTGTCTCGTGAATATTTGTCAAAGGGTTTCAATgataaaatcgtgcaagctTATTATAGCTACATGGTTGACATCGCGACAATTCTTGGCGCTAATAAAACTACTGCAAAGTCGGAATTGAAGGAATCGttggaatttgaaattaaaCTTGCCAAT ATTTCATTACCAAATGAGAAGCGTCGTAATGCTACCCTTCTTTACAACCCGATGACGGTACGAGAATTATCGTTGACATATTCCAGCGTACCATGGAAAGAATATTTCAACACCCTTTTAGCGCCGAATGTTGAAGTAACCGAGGATGAAGTCGTAATCGTCAGCGTTCCTAGTTACATAGCTAATTTAGAGAAACTATTAGACACTGTCCCGAAAAGGGTGCAAGCGAATTATGTAATGTGGAGAGCGGCTGCTTCGTCGGTGAGCTATCTTACCGATGAAATTCGAAAGAGGCAATTGCAATATTCGACGGCTTTGAGCGGAAAAACGGAAAGGGAACCCAGATGGAAGGAGTGCATCGATACGGTTTCCGGTAGCTTGGCCATAAGCGTTGGCGCGATGTACGTTAGAAAGTATTTCAAGGAAGATGCGAAGAAGAACGCTTTGGAAATGGTAGCTGATATTAGAGAAGAATTTACAGAAATACTGAAAAAG GTCGATTGGATGGACGATGACACAAGAAAGAGTGCCTTGAAGAAGGCAGCTTCTATGTCCAGTCACATCGCGTATCCAGATGAGTTACTAGACGACAAGAAATTGGAAGAATTCTATGAAAAACTTGAACTAACAACCGATAACTATCTTGAGGGTATTTTGAATCTCACCCTCTTTGGGGTTGAATATTCATTCAGTAAATTAAGGAAACCTGTAAACAAGAGCGATTGGGTTACCCATGGAAGACCAGCTATCGTCAATGCTTTTTATTCGTCTATTGAAAACAGTATCC AATTCCCGGCTGGTATCCTACAAGGTGCTTTCTTCAGTAACGATCGACCGAGGTATATGAATTACGGCGCCATTGGGTTCGTCATTGGCCATGAAATAACGCATGGATTTGATGACCAAGGCAGACAATTCGATAAAGATGGTAACTTGGTCGATTGGTGGGCACCGCAAACAAAGGAAAATTATCTGGAAAGAGCTGAGTGTATTATTCATCAATATGGAAACTACACAGTAGAAGACGTTGGCTTAAAC TTAAATGGCATCAATACACAGGGTGAAAATATAGCCGACAACGGTGGAATAAAGGAAGCCTACTTGGCGTACAGGGAATGGGTTAAACGGAACAAACCAGAACAAAAATTACCAGGAATGTCATTTTCACCTGAACAATTATTCTGGATAAGCGCAGCTAATACCTGGTGCAGCAAGTACAGACCGGAAGCGATGAAGCTTCGCATCACCACCGGATTCCATAGTCCTGGTAAATTCCGTGTTCTGGGACCCCTTTCGAATATGGAGGAATTCTCAAAGGACTTCAATTGCCCTCTCGGTTCCAAGATGAACCCAGAGAAAAAGTGCGCCGTTTGGTAA
- the Nep2 gene encoding M13 family metallopeptidase neprilysin 2 isoform X2, with translation MNSEEPNFANTRTLHFQNLDISENVKEESPRSERGNIFDNVYKLTTTDRNPTWWKRRSALERGLTVIAVSGVLVCIALAVALGVLAANTASCSSAARNADALNGYQSSKDIQIVDRGPPCDENVCYTPECIHTASRILKNMDPEVEPCDDFYDFACGGFLKSTNIPDDKTSVNTFTEISDELQNQLRTSIEEKSPPNEPKSFRLAKNLYKACMNKTVIEQQGLDPLIKILEKLGGWPVLEGDDWNETEFSWTDSVYRFRKMGYSVDYFIDFSIGVDLKNSTQRIIDLDQASLGLSREYLSKGFNDKIVQAYYSYMVDIATILGANKTTAKSELKESLEFEIKLANISLPNEKRRNATLLYNPMTVRELSLTYSSVPWKEYFNTLLAPNVEVTEDEVVIVSVPSYIANLEKLLDTVPKRVQANYVMWRAAASSVSYLTDEIRKRQLQYSTALSGKTEREPRWKECIDTVSGSLAISVGAMYVRKYFKEDAKKNALEMVADIREEFTEILKKVDWMDDDTRKSALKKAASMSSHIAYPDELLDDKKLEEFYEKLELTTDNYLEGILNLTLFGVEYSFSKLRKPVNKSDWVTHGRPAIVNAFYSSIENSIQFPAGILQGAFFSNDRPRYMNYGAIGFVIGHEITHGFDDQGRQFDKDGNLVDWWAPQTKENYLERAECIIHQYGNYTVEDVGLNLNGINTQGENIADNGGIKEAYLAYREWVKRNKPEQKLPGMSFSPEQLFWISAANTWCSKYRPEAMKLRITTGFHSPGKFRVLGPLSNMEEFSKDFNCPLGSKMNPEKKCAVW, from the exons AAATCCGACATGGTGGAAGAGGAGATCGGCGTTGGAACGCGGTTTAACCGTGATTGCAGTTTCCGGGGTGCTTGTGTGCATCGCCTTAGCCGTTGCACTCGGCGTCCTGGCTGCGAATACCGCATCCTGCAGCTCGGCAGCGAGAAACG CCGATGCCCTAAATGGATACCAGAGTTCAAAAGACATTCAGATAGTGGACCGAGGGCCACCCTGCGATGAAAACGTGTGTTACACACCGGAATGCATTCACACCG CCTCTAGGATATTGAAGAACATGGACCCAGAGGTAGAACCGTGCGATGATTTCTACGATTTCGCTTGCGGCGGTTTCCTTAAGTCTACCAACATTCCTGATGACAAAACGAGCGTGAATACGTTTACGGAAATTAGTGACGAATTGCAAAATCAATTACGGACCAGCATCGAGGAGAAGAGTCCACCTAACGAGCCGAAATCGTTCAGACTTGCGAAGAATCTATACAAAGCTTGTATGAATAAAA CGGTGATCGAGCAACAGGGTTTGGATCCACTGATAAAAATCTTAGAAAAACTCGGTGGATGGCCAGTGTTGGAAGGCGATGATTGGAACGAGACCGAATTCAGTTGGACAGATTCGGTGTACAGATTCCGGAAGATGGGTTACTCGGTCGACTATTTCATCGACTTCAGCATCGGCGTCGATCTGAAGAACAGCACGCAACGAATAATTGAT ctGGACCAAGCATCCCTTGGGCTGTCTCGTGAATATTTGTCAAAGGGTTTCAATgataaaatcgtgcaagctTATTATAGCTACATGGTTGACATCGCGACAATTCTTGGCGCTAATAAAACTACTGCAAAGTCGGAATTGAAGGAATCGttggaatttgaaattaaaCTTGCCAAT ATTTCATTACCAAATGAGAAGCGTCGTAATGCTACCCTTCTTTACAACCCGATGACGGTACGAGAATTATCGTTGACATATTCCAGCGTACCATGGAAAGAATATTTCAACACCCTTTTAGCGCCGAATGTTGAAGTAACCGAGGATGAAGTCGTAATCGTCAGCGTTCCTAGTTACATAGCTAATTTAGAGAAACTATTAGACACTGTCCCGAAAAGGGTGCAAGCGAATTATGTAATGTGGAGAGCGGCTGCTTCGTCGGTGAGCTATCTTACCGATGAAATTCGAAAGAGGCAATTGCAATATTCGACGGCTTTGAGCGGAAAAACGGAAAGGGAACCCAGATGGAAGGAGTGCATCGATACGGTTTCCGGTAGCTTGGCCATAAGCGTTGGCGCGATGTACGTTAGAAAGTATTTCAAGGAAGATGCGAAGAAGAACGCTTTGGAAATGGTAGCTGATATTAGAGAAGAATTTACAGAAATACTGAAAAAG GTCGATTGGATGGACGATGACACAAGAAAGAGTGCCTTGAAGAAGGCAGCTTCTATGTCCAGTCACATCGCGTATCCAGATGAGTTACTAGACGACAAGAAATTGGAAGAATTCTATGAAAAACTTGAACTAACAACCGATAACTATCTTGAGGGTATTTTGAATCTCACCCTCTTTGGGGTTGAATATTCATTCAGTAAATTAAGGAAACCTGTAAACAAGAGCGATTGGGTTACCCATGGAAGACCAGCTATCGTCAATGCTTTTTATTCGTCTATTGAAAACAGTATCC AATTCCCGGCTGGTATCCTACAAGGTGCTTTCTTCAGTAACGATCGACCGAGGTATATGAATTACGGCGCCATTGGGTTCGTCATTGGCCATGAAATAACGCATGGATTTGATGACCAAGGCAGACAATTCGATAAAGATGGTAACTTGGTCGATTGGTGGGCACCGCAAACAAAGGAAAATTATCTGGAAAGAGCTGAGTGTATTATTCATCAATATGGAAACTACACAGTAGAAGACGTTGGCTTAAAC TTAAATGGCATCAATACACAGGGTGAAAATATAGCCGACAACGGTGGAATAAAGGAAGCCTACTTGGCGTACAGGGAATGGGTTAAACGGAACAAACCAGAACAAAAATTACCAGGAATGTCATTTTCACCTGAACAATTATTCTGGATAAGCGCAGCTAATACCTGGTGCAGCAAGTACAGACCGGAAGCGATGAAGCTTCGCATCACCACCGGATTCCATAGTCCTGGTAAATTCCGTGTTCTGGGACCCCTTTCGAATATGGAGGAATTCTCAAAGGACTTCAATTGCCCTCTCGGTTCCAAGATGAACCCAGAGAAAAAGTGCGCCGTTTGGTAA
- the Nep2 gene encoding M13 family metallopeptidase neprilysin 2 isoform X3, translated as MTSNPTWWKRRSALERGLTVIAVSGVLVCIALAVALGVLAANTASCSSAARNEPVNTEGLPSTADALNGYQSSKDIQIVDRGPPCDENVCYTPECIHTASRILKNMDPEVEPCDDFYDFACGGFLKSTNIPDDKTSVNTFTEISDELQNQLRTSIEEKSPPNEPKSFRLAKNLYKACMNKTVIEQQGLDPLIKILEKLGGWPVLEGDDWNETEFSWTDSVYRFRKMGYSVDYFIDFSIGVDLKNSTQRIIDLDQASLGLSREYLSKGFNDKIVQAYYSYMVDIATILGANKTTAKSELKESLEFEIKLANISLPNEKRRNATLLYNPMTVRELSLTYSSVPWKEYFNTLLAPNVEVTEDEVVIVSVPSYIANLEKLLDTVPKRVQANYVMWRAAASSVSYLTDEIRKRQLQYSTALSGKTEREPRWKECIDTVSGSLAISVGAMYVRKYFKEDAKKNALEMVADIREEFTEILKKVDWMDDDTRKSALKKAASMSSHIAYPDELLDDKKLEEFYEKLELTTDNYLEGILNLTLFGVEYSFSKLRKPVNKSDWVTHGRPAIVNAFYSSIENSIQFPAGILQGAFFSNDRPRYMNYGAIGFVIGHEITHGFDDQGRQFDKDGNLVDWWAPQTKENYLERAECIIHQYGNYTVEDVGLNLNGINTQGENIADNGGIKEAYLAYREWVKRNKPEQKLPGMSFSPEQLFWISAANTWCSKYRPEAMKLRITTGFHSPGKFRVLGPLSNMEEFSKDFNCPLGSKMNPEKKCAVW; from the exons ATGACTTC AAATCCGACATGGTGGAAGAGGAGATCGGCGTTGGAACGCGGTTTAACCGTGATTGCAGTTTCCGGGGTGCTTGTGTGCATCGCCTTAGCCGTTGCACTCGGCGTCCTGGCTGCGAATACCGCATCCTGCAGCTCGGCAGCGAGAAACG AACCCGTTAACACAGAGGGATTACCATCCACAGCCGATGCCCTAAATGGATACCAGAGTTCAAAAGACATTCAGATAGTGGACCGAGGGCCACCCTGCGATGAAAACGTGTGTTACACACCGGAATGCATTCACACCG CCTCTAGGATATTGAAGAACATGGACCCAGAGGTAGAACCGTGCGATGATTTCTACGATTTCGCTTGCGGCGGTTTCCTTAAGTCTACCAACATTCCTGATGACAAAACGAGCGTGAATACGTTTACGGAAATTAGTGACGAATTGCAAAATCAATTACGGACCAGCATCGAGGAGAAGAGTCCACCTAACGAGCCGAAATCGTTCAGACTTGCGAAGAATCTATACAAAGCTTGTATGAATAAAA CGGTGATCGAGCAACAGGGTTTGGATCCACTGATAAAAATCTTAGAAAAACTCGGTGGATGGCCAGTGTTGGAAGGCGATGATTGGAACGAGACCGAATTCAGTTGGACAGATTCGGTGTACAGATTCCGGAAGATGGGTTACTCGGTCGACTATTTCATCGACTTCAGCATCGGCGTCGATCTGAAGAACAGCACGCAACGAATAATTGAT ctGGACCAAGCATCCCTTGGGCTGTCTCGTGAATATTTGTCAAAGGGTTTCAATgataaaatcgtgcaagctTATTATAGCTACATGGTTGACATCGCGACAATTCTTGGCGCTAATAAAACTACTGCAAAGTCGGAATTGAAGGAATCGttggaatttgaaattaaaCTTGCCAAT ATTTCATTACCAAATGAGAAGCGTCGTAATGCTACCCTTCTTTACAACCCGATGACGGTACGAGAATTATCGTTGACATATTCCAGCGTACCATGGAAAGAATATTTCAACACCCTTTTAGCGCCGAATGTTGAAGTAACCGAGGATGAAGTCGTAATCGTCAGCGTTCCTAGTTACATAGCTAATTTAGAGAAACTATTAGACACTGTCCCGAAAAGGGTGCAAGCGAATTATGTAATGTGGAGAGCGGCTGCTTCGTCGGTGAGCTATCTTACCGATGAAATTCGAAAGAGGCAATTGCAATATTCGACGGCTTTGAGCGGAAAAACGGAAAGGGAACCCAGATGGAAGGAGTGCATCGATACGGTTTCCGGTAGCTTGGCCATAAGCGTTGGCGCGATGTACGTTAGAAAGTATTTCAAGGAAGATGCGAAGAAGAACGCTTTGGAAATGGTAGCTGATATTAGAGAAGAATTTACAGAAATACTGAAAAAG GTCGATTGGATGGACGATGACACAAGAAAGAGTGCCTTGAAGAAGGCAGCTTCTATGTCCAGTCACATCGCGTATCCAGATGAGTTACTAGACGACAAGAAATTGGAAGAATTCTATGAAAAACTTGAACTAACAACCGATAACTATCTTGAGGGTATTTTGAATCTCACCCTCTTTGGGGTTGAATATTCATTCAGTAAATTAAGGAAACCTGTAAACAAGAGCGATTGGGTTACCCATGGAAGACCAGCTATCGTCAATGCTTTTTATTCGTCTATTGAAAACAGTATCC AATTCCCGGCTGGTATCCTACAAGGTGCTTTCTTCAGTAACGATCGACCGAGGTATATGAATTACGGCGCCATTGGGTTCGTCATTGGCCATGAAATAACGCATGGATTTGATGACCAAGGCAGACAATTCGATAAAGATGGTAACTTGGTCGATTGGTGGGCACCGCAAACAAAGGAAAATTATCTGGAAAGAGCTGAGTGTATTATTCATCAATATGGAAACTACACAGTAGAAGACGTTGGCTTAAAC TTAAATGGCATCAATACACAGGGTGAAAATATAGCCGACAACGGTGGAATAAAGGAAGCCTACTTGGCGTACAGGGAATGGGTTAAACGGAACAAACCAGAACAAAAATTACCAGGAATGTCATTTTCACCTGAACAATTATTCTGGATAAGCGCAGCTAATACCTGGTGCAGCAAGTACAGACCGGAAGCGATGAAGCTTCGCATCACCACCGGATTCCATAGTCCTGGTAAATTCCGTGTTCTGGGACCCCTTTCGAATATGGAGGAATTCTCAAAGGACTTCAATTGCCCTCTCGGTTCCAAGATGAACCCAGAGAAAAAGTGCGCCGTTTGGTAA